One window from the genome of Rhodococcus sp. ABRD24 encodes:
- a CDS encoding glucosyl-3-phosphoglycerate synthase, which yields MSITETSRTWTEANSWDHPCWSIAELEQAKAGRSVSVVLPALNEEKTVAGVVDTIHPLLGGLVDELIVLDSGSGDATAERAAAAGATVIRREDAVPGMPPVPGKGEVLWRSIAATTGDLIAFVDSDLVEPDPAFVPKLLGPLLTVDGIHLVKGYYRRPLRVSGTEDANGGGRVTELVARPMLAALRPELTCVLQPLGGEYAGTRELLSSVPFAPGYGVEIGLLLDTYDRLGLGAIGQVNLGVRKHRNRPLSELGVMSRQIIGTMLRRCGVEDTGAGLTQFRVDGDSFVPARTDVSLADRPPMNTIRP from the coding sequence ATGAGTATCACGGAAACGTCCCGAACCTGGACCGAGGCCAACAGCTGGGACCACCCCTGCTGGAGCATCGCGGAGCTCGAGCAGGCCAAGGCCGGGCGCTCGGTCTCGGTGGTGCTCCCGGCGCTCAACGAGGAGAAGACCGTCGCGGGAGTCGTCGACACGATTCACCCCCTGCTCGGTGGGCTGGTGGACGAGCTGATCGTCCTGGACTCGGGTTCCGGCGACGCGACGGCCGAACGCGCTGCGGCCGCCGGCGCCACCGTGATCAGGCGCGAGGACGCCGTTCCAGGGATGCCCCCGGTGCCCGGCAAGGGGGAGGTGTTGTGGCGGTCGATCGCCGCCACAACCGGTGACCTCATCGCGTTCGTGGACTCCGATCTCGTCGAGCCCGATCCGGCCTTCGTCCCCAAGCTGCTCGGTCCGCTGCTGACCGTGGACGGCATCCACCTCGTCAAGGGCTACTACCGCCGCCCGCTGCGGGTGAGCGGCACCGAGGACGCCAACGGCGGCGGCCGGGTCACCGAACTCGTGGCACGTCCGATGCTCGCGGCGCTGCGACCCGAACTGACCTGCGTCCTGCAGCCGCTCGGCGGCGAGTACGCGGGCACGCGCGAGCTGTTGTCCTCGGTGCCGTTCGCGCCTGGTTACGGCGTCGAGATCGGCTTGCTGCTCGACACTTACGACCGGCTCGGCCTCGGTGCTATCGGCCAGGTCAACCTGGGTGTTCGCAAGCACCGGAACCGGCCGCTGTCGGAGCTGGGTGTGATGAGCCGGCAGATCATCGGCACCATGTTGCGCCGATGCGGTGTCGAGGACACCGGCGCCGGGCTGACCCAATTTCGTGTCGACGGCGACTCGTTCGTCCCGGCCCGGACCGACGTGTCGCTCGCCGATCGTCCGCCGATGAACACGATCCGCCCCTGA
- a CDS encoding DivIVA domain-containing protein, whose product MLTVLLYLLIMVLVGGLLFFVASTVFGRGEELPRLPAGTTATVLPARGVTGSDVRSLRFQQTLRGYKAGEVDWALDRLGREIDSLRAQLAERDGGGPPVPAPTDRPGDLE is encoded by the coding sequence ATGTTGACGGTCCTGCTGTACCTGCTGATCATGGTGCTGGTCGGTGGCCTGCTGTTCTTCGTTGCGAGCACTGTGTTCGGCCGCGGCGAGGAGCTGCCCAGGCTCCCAGCAGGTACCACCGCCACCGTGCTGCCTGCCCGAGGAGTCACCGGATCCGACGTCCGGTCGTTGCGGTTCCAGCAGACGCTGCGCGGGTACAAGGCCGGTGAGGTGGACTGGGCGCTCGATCGTCTCGGGCGCGAGATCGACTCGTTGCGTGCGCAATTGGCTGAGCGCGACGGCGGCGGGCCTCCGGTTCCCGCACCGACGGATCGGCCTGGGGACCTCGAATGA
- a CDS encoding DNA-3-methyladenine glycosylase I, which translates to MNDAALHDHPATSERSRCPWAVDRDGSRTYRDYHDLEWGQPLYGRDELFERVCLEAFQSGLSWITILRKREAFREAFAGFVPEKVAAFGAGDVTRLLDDARIVRNRAKIEAAITNARAVLELEGTDFSTLLWSFAPARRARRFTSVEEVPAVTPESTAMARELKRRGFRFVGPTTAYALMQATGMVDDHIASCWVEPVG; encoded by the coding sequence ATGAACGACGCTGCGTTACACGATCATCCGGCCACGAGCGAGCGGTCGCGCTGTCCCTGGGCGGTGGACCGGGACGGTTCCCGAACCTACCGCGACTACCACGATCTCGAGTGGGGGCAGCCGCTGTACGGTCGGGACGAGTTGTTCGAGCGAGTGTGCCTAGAGGCCTTCCAGTCCGGACTGTCGTGGATCACCATCCTGCGCAAGCGCGAGGCGTTCCGGGAGGCGTTCGCGGGCTTCGTCCCGGAAAAAGTGGCAGCCTTCGGCGCCGGCGATGTCACTCGATTGCTCGACGATGCGCGGATTGTGCGGAACCGCGCGAAGATCGAGGCTGCGATCACCAATGCGCGCGCGGTTCTCGAACTCGAGGGCACCGATTTCTCAACGCTGCTGTGGTCGTTCGCTCCGGCGCGGCGCGCGCGGCGGTTCACGAGTGTCGAGGAGGTGCCTGCGGTCACGCCGGAGTCCACCGCGATGGCACGTGAGCTCAAGCGTCGCGGCTTTCGTTTCGTCGGCCCGACCACTGCATATGCGCTCATGCAGGCCACCGGAATGGTTGACGACCACATCGCTTCCTGCTGGGTCGAACCCGTCGGCTGA
- a CDS encoding DUF3117 domain-containing protein gives MAAMKPRTGDGPLEATKEGRGIVMRVPLEGGGRLVVELTPEEAAALGDELKGVTS, from the coding sequence ATGGCGGCCATGAAGCCCCGGACCGGGGACGGTCCCCTCGAAGCAACCAAAGAGGGACGAGGAATCGTCATGAGGGTTCCACTCGAGGGCGGTGGACGGCTGGTCGTCGAACTCACCCCTGAGGAAGCAGCAGCTTTGGGGGACGAGCTCAAGGGTGTCACCAGCTAG
- a CDS encoding putative RNA methyltransferase produces MLAEVSGLLSCPQCGDGLDLIDRALVCARGHSFDVARQGYVTLLTGTASKFTGDSAEMISARCDFLEAGHFDPLLDAVAVACRDGGTGADPQILEIGAGAGHYLARVLDALPSARGIGLDISKPAARRLARAHPRAAAVVADVWRQLPVRDRVLTHVLSIFAPRNAAEIDRVLCDDGVLVVVTPTDRHLGELVELLGMVRVDDRKTERLGETLAGRFERVHRTRLEFRMALSHRDVDNLVGMGPSARHLTTEGRSTAIAALPEPFSVTASVVVSTYRRPSTSR; encoded by the coding sequence ATGCTTGCGGAGGTGAGTGGACTCCTCTCGTGTCCGCAGTGCGGTGACGGCCTTGATCTCATCGACCGGGCGCTGGTATGCGCCCGCGGTCACAGCTTCGACGTGGCCCGGCAGGGCTACGTCACCCTGCTCACCGGTACGGCGAGCAAGTTCACCGGTGACAGTGCCGAGATGATTTCCGCCCGGTGTGATTTCCTCGAGGCGGGGCACTTCGACCCACTCCTGGATGCGGTTGCCGTCGCCTGTCGAGACGGCGGTACCGGCGCGGATCCGCAAATCCTCGAGATCGGTGCGGGCGCCGGTCACTATCTGGCTCGCGTCCTCGACGCGCTCCCGTCTGCGCGGGGCATCGGACTCGACATCTCCAAGCCTGCAGCGCGTCGACTGGCCCGTGCGCACCCGCGAGCCGCGGCCGTAGTCGCCGACGTGTGGCGACAGCTTCCCGTGCGCGACCGTGTGCTCACCCACGTGCTGTCGATCTTCGCCCCGCGCAACGCTGCCGAGATCGACCGAGTCCTGTGCGACGACGGAGTACTGGTCGTCGTGACCCCTACCGATCGGCATCTGGGCGAGCTGGTGGAACTGCTCGGGATGGTGCGTGTCGACGATCGCAAGACTGAGCGGCTCGGTGAGACACTGGCGGGGCGGTTCGAACGCGTCCACCGCACGCGGCTCGAGTTCCGGATGGCACTGTCGCATCGGGACGTCGACAACCTGGTGGGCATGGGGCCCTCGGCTCGGCATCTGACCACAGAAGGGCGGTCCACGGCGATCGCGGCGCTGCCCGAACCGTTCTCGGTCACCGCATCGGTGGTCGTGTCGACCTATCGACGGCCGAGTACCTCGCGGTAG
- the glgA gene encoding glycogen synthase, protein MRVAMMTREYPPEVYGGAGVHVTELVRHLQLLCDVDVHCMGAPRSGATVHRPDPDLAGANPALSTLSAELRMAHAALGAHIAHSHTWYTGLAGHLAGALYDIPHVVTAHSLEPRRPWKAEQLGSGYRVSSWSERNAIEHADAVIAVSAGMRADVLTTYPAIDPARVHVVHNGIDADAWHPGPVVPGAASALSMRGVDPDRPIAAFVGRITRQKGVGHLVAAAHEFAPEIQLVLCAGAPDTAEIAAETERAVAELSARRGNVFWIRDMLPTPQVREILSAATVFVCPSVYEPLGIVNLEAMACETAVVASDVGGIPEVVQDGVTGRLVHYNSYEPKAFEHALATAVNEVASDAALAGAMGRAGRLRATTEFSWARVADQTLEVYREVLGRR, encoded by the coding sequence GTGCGCGTGGCAATGATGACGAGGGAGTACCCGCCGGAGGTCTACGGTGGCGCGGGAGTCCACGTGACCGAACTGGTAAGACACCTACAGCTGCTGTGCGATGTGGACGTGCACTGCATGGGTGCACCCCGTTCGGGCGCGACAGTGCACCGCCCCGATCCGGATCTGGCCGGAGCCAATCCCGCACTGAGCACCCTGTCCGCGGAACTGCGGATGGCGCACGCCGCGCTCGGCGCGCACATCGCTCACTCCCATACGTGGTACACCGGGTTGGCCGGACATCTGGCCGGCGCACTGTACGACATCCCGCACGTCGTCACCGCGCACTCGCTCGAGCCCCGCCGTCCGTGGAAGGCCGAGCAGCTCGGAAGCGGCTACCGCGTTTCGTCGTGGTCCGAACGTAATGCGATCGAGCATGCCGACGCCGTGATCGCGGTGAGTGCCGGGATGCGGGCTGACGTCCTCACCACGTATCCGGCGATCGACCCCGCACGGGTGCACGTGGTGCACAACGGGATCGACGCCGACGCGTGGCACCCCGGCCCGGTGGTGCCCGGCGCGGCGTCGGCGCTGTCCATGCGGGGAGTCGATCCAGACCGCCCGATCGCAGCGTTCGTCGGGCGGATCACCCGGCAGAAGGGGGTCGGACACCTCGTCGCCGCCGCGCACGAGTTCGCTCCCGAGATCCAGCTCGTGCTGTGCGCGGGCGCACCCGACACCGCCGAGATCGCCGCCGAGACCGAACGCGCCGTCGCGGAACTGTCCGCCCGACGCGGCAACGTGTTCTGGATCCGGGACATGCTGCCGACTCCGCAGGTTCGCGAAATCCTTTCCGCGGCGACGGTATTCGTGTGCCCGTCGGTCTATGAGCCGCTAGGTATCGTAAATCTCGAGGCGATGGCCTGCGAGACCGCAGTGGTGGCCTCCGACGTCGGCGGCATCCCCGAAGTAGTCCAGGACGGCGTCACCGGCCGTCTGGTCCACTACAACTCGTATGAACCGAAGGCGTTCGAGCACGCACTGGCGACGGCAGTGAACGAGGTAGCCTCCGACGCCGCGCTCGCGGGGGCAATGGGACGGGCCGGCCGTCTGCGAGCCACTACCGAGTTCTCGTGGGCTCGCGTCGCCGACCAGACGCTCGAGGTCTACCGCGAGGTACTCGGCCGTCGATAG
- the glgC gene encoding glucose-1-phosphate adenylyltransferase: MRSQPHVLGIVLAGGEGKRLYPLTADRAKPAVPFGGAYRLIDFVLSNLVNAGYLRICVLTQYKSHSLDRHISQTWRLSGFAGEYITPVPAQQRLGPRWYTGSADAIFQSLNLVYDEDPEYIVVFGADHVYRMDPEQMVQHHIDSGAGVTVAGIRVPRSEAFAFGCIDSDESGRITQFLEKPAHPPGTPDDPNVTFASMGNYVFTTKVLVDAIRADSENSDSDHDMGGDIIPALVDAGIASVYDFKNNIVPGATDRDRGYWRDVGTIDAFYDAHMDLVSVHPVFNLYNRRWPIRGGAENLAPAKFVKGGLAQESVVGAGSILSAATVRNSVLSSNVMVEDGATVEGSVLMPGVRVGKGAVVRRAILDKNVVVGEGEIIGVDLERDRQRFAVSNGGVVAIGKGVWI, translated from the coding sequence GTGAGGAGTCAGCCCCATGTGCTCGGGATCGTGCTCGCCGGCGGCGAGGGCAAGCGCCTGTACCCGCTGACGGCCGACCGCGCCAAGCCCGCCGTCCCGTTCGGTGGGGCCTATCGGCTCATCGACTTCGTGCTCAGCAATCTGGTCAACGCGGGCTATCTCCGCATCTGCGTGCTCACCCAGTACAAGTCGCATTCCTTGGATCGGCACATTTCCCAGACCTGGCGGCTGTCGGGATTCGCGGGCGAATACATCACGCCCGTCCCGGCGCAGCAGCGGCTCGGCCCACGTTGGTACACCGGAAGCGCCGATGCGATCTTCCAGTCTCTGAATCTGGTGTACGACGAGGACCCGGAGTACATCGTCGTGTTCGGTGCCGACCATGTGTACCGGATGGACCCCGAGCAGATGGTGCAGCATCACATCGACTCGGGCGCCGGCGTCACCGTCGCTGGCATCCGGGTGCCGCGCAGTGAGGCGTTCGCCTTCGGCTGCATCGACAGTGACGAGTCGGGAAGGATCACCCAGTTCCTGGAGAAGCCTGCCCACCCGCCGGGCACTCCGGACGATCCGAACGTCACGTTCGCGTCGATGGGTAACTATGTGTTCACCACGAAGGTTCTCGTCGACGCGATCCGTGCCGATTCCGAGAATTCCGACTCGGACCACGACATGGGTGGCGACATCATTCCCGCGCTGGTCGATGCGGGGATTGCGTCCGTCTACGACTTCAAGAACAACATCGTTCCCGGTGCCACCGACCGCGATCGGGGGTACTGGCGCGACGTCGGCACCATCGACGCCTTCTATGACGCGCACATGGATCTGGTGTCGGTGCACCCGGTGTTCAACCTCTACAACCGGCGCTGGCCCATCCGGGGAGGTGCCGAGAACCTGGCGCCCGCGAAGTTCGTCAAGGGCGGCCTGGCGCAGGAGTCCGTCGTCGGCGCGGGCTCGATCCTGTCCGCGGCCACGGTTCGTAATTCGGTGCTCAGTTCCAACGTGATGGTCGAGGACGGCGCGACCGTCGAGGGCAGCGTCCTGATGCCCGGCGTGCGGGTGGGCAAGGGTGCCGTGGTGCGGCGCGCGATCCTCGACAAGAACGTCGTCGTGGGGGAGGGCGAGATCATCGGCGTCGACCTCGAGCGCGACCGGCAGCGCTTTGCCGTCAGCAACGGCGGTGTCGTCGCGATCGGCAAGGGTGTGTGGATCTAG
- a CDS encoding O-methyltransferase — MHTNAERILTHAEDTILEDEVLAAARDSASDLGAAPVPPPVGAALALFAKMLDAKTVVEVGTGAGVSGLWLLRGMREDGVLTTIDSEPEHQRAAKQAFRFAGVAPSRTRLINGRALDVLPRLADSAYDLVFVDSSPTDHPHYVREGVRLLRPGGVIVLHNALLGGRVPDPTQRDAATVAVREAARAVADDDRLMRVLLPVGDGLLCAARI, encoded by the coding sequence GTGCACACGAATGCCGAACGGATTCTCACCCACGCAGAGGACACGATCCTCGAGGACGAGGTGCTCGCCGCTGCACGAGACAGTGCCTCGGATCTCGGCGCCGCCCCGGTGCCGCCACCGGTCGGCGCCGCACTGGCCCTGTTCGCCAAGATGCTCGATGCGAAGACCGTGGTGGAGGTCGGTACCGGAGCCGGCGTGAGCGGCCTGTGGTTACTCCGCGGGATGCGCGAAGACGGCGTCCTCACCACGATCGACAGCGAGCCCGAGCACCAGCGCGCGGCAAAGCAGGCGTTCCGGTTCGCCGGCGTCGCCCCGTCACGCACCCGGCTGATCAACGGCCGAGCCCTGGACGTGCTTCCCCGGCTCGCCGACTCGGCGTACGACCTGGTGTTCGTCGACAGCTCCCCCACCGACCATCCGCACTACGTCCGCGAGGGTGTGCGGCTGCTGCGACCCGGGGGTGTGATCGTGCTGCACAACGCGCTGCTCGGTGGACGCGTCCCGGACCCGACGCAGCGGGATGCCGCCACGGTCGCGGTACGGGAGGCTGCTCGGGCTGTCGCCGACGACGATCGGCTCATGCGCGTGCTGCTCCCGGTGGGCGACGGACTGCTCTGCGCCGCCAGGATCTGA
- the sigE gene encoding RNA polymerase sigma factor SigE translates to MGDATSDLNDLSGTAVFDATGDKSAMPSWDELVREHGDRVYRLAYRLSGDAQDAEDLTQDTFIRVFRSLQNYQPGTFEGWLHRITTNLFLDMVRRRNRIRMEALPEDYDRVPSDSPNPEQIYHDARLAPDLQTALDSLAPEFRAAVVLCDIEGLSYEEIGATLGVKLGTVRSRIHRGRQALREHLAANGKVESDQIGVG, encoded by the coding sequence ATGGGCGACGCAACATCGGATCTGAACGACCTCTCGGGCACCGCTGTGTTCGACGCCACCGGCGACAAGTCCGCGATGCCCTCGTGGGACGAGTTGGTCCGCGAGCACGGCGATCGTGTCTACCGCCTCGCTTACCGGCTCTCCGGCGACGCCCAGGATGCCGAGGATCTCACCCAGGACACATTCATCCGGGTCTTCCGCTCGTTGCAGAACTACCAGCCCGGCACCTTCGAGGGATGGTTGCACCGCATCACCACCAACCTGTTCCTGGACATGGTTCGCCGCCGCAACCGCATCCGGATGGAAGCGCTGCCGGAGGACTACGACCGCGTGCCCTCCGACTCGCCCAACCCTGAGCAGATCTACCACGACGCTCGCCTGGCCCCCGATCTGCAGACCGCATTGGACTCACTGGCGCCGGAGTTCCGCGCCGCAGTCGTACTGTGTGACATCGAAGGCCTGTCTTACGAGGAGATCGGTGCGACACTGGGCGTGAAGCTGGGTACCGTGCGCAGCCGCATCCATCGAGGACGGCAAGCGCTGCGCGAGCACCTCGCGGCAAATGGGAAGGTTGAATCCGATCAGATCGGTGTCGGGTAG
- a CDS encoding RNA polymerase subunit sigma-70, whose protein sequence is MTQARRPRQFGSTEHLASEAMAAYVDGELRMNAYLRASQHLALCPECAAEVDAQQQARIALRHAGEVSMPSSLLGLLSQIPRCHPAEPDPAPVDSAPGIISVDRNSELARRWPFRRRH, encoded by the coding sequence ATGACGCAGGCGCGCAGACCTCGTCAGTTCGGCTCGACTGAGCACTTGGCGAGCGAGGCGATGGCGGCCTACGTGGACGGCGAGCTTCGAATGAACGCCTACCTCCGCGCCTCCCAGCATCTAGCGCTGTGCCCGGAATGCGCGGCAGAAGTCGATGCTCAGCAGCAGGCCCGAATCGCTTTGCGGCATGCGGGCGAGGTATCGATGCCGAGTTCCCTGCTCGGCCTGCTCAGCCAGATTCCGCGCTGCCACCCCGCGGAGCCGGACCCTGCGCCCGTCGATTCCGCACCCGGCATCATCTCCGTCGACCGCAACAGTGAGCTGGCTCGTCGCTGGCCGTTCCGTCGGCGCCACTGA
- a CDS encoding trypsin-like peptidase domain-containing protein has product MDHASQHAFGRPRGVDGSFEPTAVGSGRPQVRVGSPDAVLAEAFGRPDGEPDSLQRGPEPVTIDAAEADVPADPWRDPAAPARLGAPAERPEGPVPLPAAPKLGVRDVLFGERIAPKALATLGALALVIGLVGGLVGSAVTSDRGALTSERVTLSQSGGDVDAPQGQIAAVAGAVLPAVVSVQVALGEQSGTGSGVVVDGAGYIVTNNHVISMAAAKPDAATIRVTFSDGTKVPARIVGRDTKTDLAVLETEVDNLTVAQLGSSADVRVGQDVVAVGSPLGLNKTVTRGIVSALNRPVRLTGEGTDTDAVIDAVQTDAAINPGNSGGPLVDMEGRVIGINSAIRSESGGSVGLGFAIPIDDVTAVAQELIRNGVMHHPEIGVNARTVINDVTSGAEVANVQSGSPAQKAGVAEGDVIVKVGDRSVSSADELVVAVHDQKVGAPVTVQLIRSGRPVDVQVTPTSD; this is encoded by the coding sequence ATCGATCACGCATCGCAGCACGCGTTCGGCCGCCCACGCGGCGTCGACGGATCGTTCGAACCGACTGCCGTCGGCAGCGGGCGCCCGCAGGTGCGTGTGGGCTCGCCCGACGCGGTTCTCGCGGAGGCCTTCGGTCGCCCGGACGGCGAGCCGGACTCGCTCCAGCGCGGTCCTGAACCCGTAACCATCGATGCCGCTGAGGCCGATGTCCCTGCCGATCCGTGGCGTGATCCAGCTGCCCCGGCCCGGCTGGGCGCCCCCGCCGAGCGCCCCGAAGGTCCCGTGCCCCTACCGGCTGCCCCCAAACTGGGCGTGCGTGACGTGCTCTTCGGCGAACGCATCGCACCTAAGGCGCTGGCGACCCTGGGTGCGCTCGCACTCGTCATCGGACTGGTGGGCGGTCTCGTCGGGAGCGCCGTCACCTCGGACCGCGGCGCGCTCACGAGCGAGCGGGTGACGCTGTCGCAGTCCGGCGGCGACGTCGATGCACCGCAGGGACAGATCGCCGCCGTCGCAGGCGCGGTGCTCCCGGCTGTCGTGTCGGTTCAGGTGGCGCTCGGGGAGCAGTCCGGGACCGGTTCCGGTGTCGTCGTCGACGGTGCGGGCTACATCGTCACCAACAATCACGTGATCTCGATGGCGGCGGCGAAGCCGGACGCCGCCACGATCAGGGTGACGTTTTCCGACGGCACCAAGGTGCCCGCACGGATTGTCGGCCGTGACACCAAGACCGACCTGGCGGTCCTCGAGACCGAGGTCGACAATCTGACGGTCGCGCAACTCGGCAGCTCGGCCGACGTGCGGGTCGGTCAGGACGTCGTCGCTGTCGGGTCCCCGCTGGGCCTCAACAAGACTGTTACCCGGGGCATCGTCAGCGCCCTGAATCGGCCGGTGCGCCTGACCGGCGAGGGGACGGACACCGACGCGGTGATCGACGCGGTCCAGACCGACGCCGCGATCAACCCCGGCAACTCGGGCGGCCCTCTGGTCGACATGGAGGGCAGGGTCATCGGCATCAACTCGGCGATCCGGTCCGAGAGCGGCGGCTCGGTGGGACTCGGGTTCGCGATTCCGATCGACGACGTCACAGCCGTCGCGCAGGAGTTGATCCGGAACGGTGTCATGCACCACCCCGAGATCGGGGTGAACGCTCGGACCGTCATCAACGATGTGACCAGCGGCGCCGAGGTCGCGAACGTTCAGTCCGGCAGCCCCGCGCAGAAGGCGGGTGTCGCCGAGGGCGATGTGATCGTCAAGGTCGGCGACCGATCCGTGAGCAGCGCGGACGAGCTGGTTGTCGCGGTGCACGACCAGAAGGTCGGGGCGCCGGTCACGGTGCAGCTGATTCGCTCCGGCCGGCCCGTGGACGTCCAAGTGACGCCCACGTCGGACTGA
- the tatB gene encoding Sec-independent protein translocase protein TatB has translation MFGNIGWGEFMVLLIAALVILGPERLPGAVSWVTKSLRQVREYASGASQQLKDELGPEFDDLRKPLADLNQLRGMTPRAVITKHLLDGDDSVISGTFDGKPFANGSPNNSSIPKSVPSSPPLAANERPPVDPDAT, from the coding sequence GTGTTTGGCAACATCGGCTGGGGCGAGTTCATGGTGCTCCTCATCGCAGCGCTCGTCATCCTCGGACCCGAGCGGCTGCCCGGCGCGGTCAGCTGGGTCACCAAGAGCCTTCGGCAGGTGCGCGAGTACGCCTCCGGCGCGAGCCAGCAACTCAAGGACGAGCTGGGTCCGGAGTTCGACGATCTCCGCAAGCCGCTCGCCGATCTGAACCAGCTGCGGGGGATGACGCCGCGCGCAGTCATCACCAAGCACCTGCTCGACGGTGACGACTCGGTCATCAGCGGAACCTTCGATGGCAAGCCGTTCGCCAACGGGTCCCCGAACAACTCCTCGATACCGAAATCGGTGCCCTCGTCCCCGCCGCTCGCGGCGAACGAGCGTCCGCCGGTCGACCCGGACGCCACATAG
- a CDS encoding Mrp/NBP35 family ATP-binding protein, producing MAALSETAVRTALSRVQDPEIRKPITELGMVKSIEIGDDGSVDIGIYLTTAGCPLRTEITERVTKAVADVEGAGAIRVELDVMNDEQRTELRRSLRGDSTEPVIPFAQPGSLTRVYAVASGKGGVGKSSVTVNLAAAMAAKGLSVGVLDADIYGHSVPRMLGTDAKPTQVERMIMPPQAHDVKLISIAQFTQGNTPVVWRGPMLHRALQQFLADVFWGDLDVLLLDLPPGTGDVAISVAQLIPGAEILVVTTPQQAAAEVAERAGAIALQTRQRIAGVVENMSWMELPDGTRMEVFGSGGGQAVADRLTKAVGASVPLLGQIPLEQAVREGGDAGLPIVLSAPDSPAGTVLREIADKLSVRARGLAGMSLGIDTTRHL from the coding sequence ATGGCAGCCCTGAGCGAGACCGCCGTCCGCACCGCACTGTCCCGCGTGCAGGACCCCGAGATTCGCAAACCCATCACCGAACTCGGGATGGTCAAGAGCATCGAGATCGGCGACGACGGCAGTGTCGACATCGGCATCTACCTCACCACTGCGGGCTGCCCGCTGCGAACCGAGATCACCGAACGTGTGACCAAGGCCGTCGCAGATGTCGAAGGCGCGGGCGCCATTCGCGTCGAACTCGACGTCATGAACGACGAACAGCGCACCGAACTGCGTCGCTCGCTGCGTGGCGACTCCACCGAGCCGGTGATCCCGTTCGCCCAGCCCGGCTCGCTCACCCGCGTGTACGCGGTGGCATCCGGCAAGGGTGGCGTCGGAAAGTCCAGCGTCACAGTCAACCTCGCCGCCGCGATGGCAGCGAAGGGCCTGTCGGTGGGCGTGCTCGACGCCGATATCTACGGCCATTCCGTGCCCCGCATGCTCGGCACCGATGCCAAACCCACGCAGGTCGAGCGGATGATCATGCCGCCGCAGGCACACGATGTGAAGCTCATCTCGATCGCGCAGTTCACCCAGGGCAATACTCCGGTCGTCTGGCGCGGGCCGATGCTGCACCGCGCGCTGCAGCAGTTCCTCGCCGATGTCTTCTGGGGCGATCTGGACGTGCTCTTGCTGGACCTTCCGCCCGGCACCGGCGACGTCGCAATCTCGGTGGCCCAGCTGATCCCGGGTGCCGAGATCCTCGTCGTCACCACGCCGCAGCAGGCGGCCGCCGAGGTCGCCGAGCGCGCCGGCGCGATCGCTCTACAGACCCGCCAGCGTATCGCCGGCGTGGTCGAGAACATGTCCTGGATGGAACTGCCCGACGGCACCCGCATGGAGGTTTTCGGTTCCGGCGGCGGTCAGGCCGTCGCGGATCGCCTCACCAAGGCCGTCGGGGCGAGCGTGCCGCTGCTGGGCCAGATTCCGCTCGAGCAGGCCGTCCGTGAAGGTGGCGACGCGGGCCTGCCGATCGTCCTGAGCGCCCCGGACTCCCCAGCCGGAACGGTGCTCCGCGAGATCGCGGACAAGCTCTCCGTCCGCGCCCGCGGGCTGGCCGGCATGTCCCTGGGTATCGACACCACCCGGCACCTGTAG